GTCCACGAGATCAACGACGTGTCCTTCGTCGGCGTCGAGCACCCCGAGCACGGCCCCGGCTTCGACCTCTGGGTCGGCGGCGGCCTCTCCACCAACCCGATGCTGGCGCAGCGCCTGGGCGCGTGGATCCCGCTCGACGAGGTGCCCGACGTGTGGGAGGGCGTGGTCGCCATCTTCCGCGACTACGGTTACCGCCGCCTGCGCTCCAAGGCCCGCCTGAAGTTCCTCCTCAAGGATTGGGGGCCGGAGAAGTTCCGCGAGGTCCTGGAGGAGGAGTACCTCAAGCGCAAGCTCGTCGACGGCCCGGCCCCGACCCCGCCGGTCCACCCGATCGACCACGTCGGCGTGACCGAGCAGAAGAACGGCCTGTACGCGGTCGGGTTCTCCGCGGTCTCCGGGCGGCTCTCGGACACCGTGCTCGACGCGATCGCCGACGCCGCGGAGCGGGCCGGATCGGATTCGGTGCGCTTCACCCCGTACCAGAAGCTGGTCATCGTCGACGTCCCCAAGGACAAGGTCGCCGGCCTGGAAGCCGAGCTGGAGGCCGTCGGCCTCACGTCGCGCCCCTCCAATTGGCGTCGCAACCTCATCGCCTGCACCGGCCTGGAGTTCTGCAAGCTCTCCTTCACCGAGACGCGCAGCCGCAGCCAGGCCCTGGTCCCGGAGATGGAGAAGCGCCTGGCCGAGCTGAACGAGCAGCTCGACGTACCGATCACCATCAACTTCAACGGCTGCCCCAACTCCTGCGCGCGCGTGCAGGTCGCCGACATCGGCCTCAAGGGCCAGTTGATCGACGACGGCGACGGCCATCCCATCGAGGGGTTCCAGGTCCACCTGGGCGGCTCGCTGGGCCTGGACATCGGGTTCGGCCGCAAGCTGCGCCAGCACAAGATCTACGCCGACGACGCGACCGCCTACATCGAGCGCCTCGTCCGCAACTTCATCGACGGCCGTCACGAGGGCGAGCGCTTCGCCGAGTGGGCGGCGCGCGCCGACGACGCGGAACTGCAGTAGGAGGGGCGACGATGACAACCACCATCGACACCGATCACCTGCGCGACATCGCCGCGCGCGGCGCCGCCGACCTGGGCCCCGACGCGACCGCGGAGCAATTGCTGCGCTGGACCGCCGAGACCTTCGGCACCGACTTCGTGATCGCTGCGAACATGCAGGACGCGGTGCTCATCGACGTCGCCGACAAGGCCATCGACAAGGCGTTGATCGACCACGAGAAGCTCAAGGTGCTCTTCCTGGACACCGGGTACCACTTCCCGGAGACGATCGGGACCCGCGACGCCGTCACCCAGGTCTACGACCTCGAGCTGATCAACGCGACGCCGGAGAACACCGTCGAGCAGCAGGACGAGTTGCTCGGCAAGGATCTCTTCTCCCGCGACCCCGGCGAGTGCTGCCGGTTGCGCAAAGTCGTGCCGCTGCGCACGTCGCTCGCCGGGTACTCCGCCTGGGTCACCGGTATCCGCCGCGTCGAGGCGCCCACCCGCGCCAACGCGCCGCTGATCTCCTTCGACGAGGGATTCGGGCTGGTGAAGATCAACCCGCTCGCCGCATGGACCGACGAGGAGTTCCAGAAGTACATCGAGGACCACGGGGTCCTGGTGAATCCACTGGTCGACGAGGGCTATCCCTCGATCGGGTGCGCGCCGTGCACCGCCAAGCCAGCCATCGGAGCCGATCCGCGCAGTGGCCGTTGGGCCGGGCGCGCCAAGACAGAATGCGGGTTGCACGTCTCATGAGCATCGATACCCAGACCACACCGATCCTGCGCACCGAGGACGAGTTCGACACCCTCGACGCACTGGAGTCCGAGTCGATCCACATCTTCCGCGAGGTGGCCGGCGAGTTCGAGCGGCCGGTGATCCTCTTCTCCGGCGGCAAGGATTCGACGCTACTGCTGCACCTGGCGCTCAAGGCCTTCTGGCCCGCGCCGCTGCCGTTCTCGCTGCTGCACGTCGACACCGGGCACAACCTGCCCGAGATCATCGCGTTCCGCGACGAGATCGTCGAGCGGCACAACCTGCGGCTGCACGTCGCGAGCGTCGAGGAGTATCTGGCCGACGGCCGGCTCACCGAGCGCCCGGACGGCATCCGCAACCCGCTGCAGACGATCCCGCTGCTCGACGCCATCACCGAGAACCGTTTCGACGCGGTGTTCGGCGGCGCCCGGCGCGACGAGGAGCGGGCCCGCGCGAAGGAGCGCGTCTTCTCGCTGCGCAACGCCTTCGGTCAATGGGACCCGAAGCGCCAGCGCCCCGAGTTGTGGAACCTCTACAACGGGCGCCACGCCCCCGGCGAGCACGTCCGGGTCTTCCCGCTGAGCAACTGGACCGAGCTCGACGTGTGGCGCTACATCGCCCGCGAGCAGGTGCTGCTGGCCCCGCTGTACTACGCGCACGAGCGCGAGGTGTTCCAGCGCGACGGCATGTGGATGACCTCCGGCTCATGGGGCGGACCGCGCGAGGGCGAGGTCGTCGAGACCCGCTCGGTGCGCTACCGCACCGTCGGCGACGGCTCCACCACCGGTGCCGTCCTGTCCGACGCCGCCGACAACGAGGCGGTCCTGGCCGAGGTGGCCACCTCCCGACTCACCGAGCGCGGTGCCACCCGCGGCGACGACCGCGTGTCCGAGGCCGCCATGGAAGACCGCAAGCGCGAAGGATACTTCTGATGAAACACTCCCCCGACCTCCTGCGCATCGCGACGGCCGGCAGCGTCGACGACGGCAAGTCCACCCTCGTCGGCCGCCTGCTCTACGACACGAAGTCGGTGCTCGCCGACCAGATCGACGCCGTGCACCGCGCGTCGGAGGCCCGCGGCCTCGACGGCCCGGACCTGTCGCTGCTCGTCGACGGCCTGCGCGCCGAGCGCGAGCAGGGCATCACGATCGATGTCGCCTACCGCTACTTCGCCACCGGTGAACGCTCCTTCGTCCTCGCCGACACCCCCGGTCACGTGCAGTACACCCGCAACACCGTGTCCGGCGCCTCGACCGCGCAGCTGGTCATCCTGCTGGTCGACGCCCGCAACGGCGTTGTCGCCCAGACCCGCCGCCACGCCGCGGTCATGGCACTGTTGGGCGTGCCGCAGCTGGTGCTCGCGGTCAACAAGATCGACCTCGTGGACAACCCGGCCGAGCAGTTCGCCACCATCACGGCTGATTTCGCCGAGCTGACCCGTTCCCTCGGGTGGAGCGACGAGCAGGTGCTCGCGATCCCGGTGTCCGCGCTGCACGGCGACAACGTCGCCAGCCGGTCGGACAAGACGCCCTACTACGACGGCCCCACGCTCATCGAGCACCTGGAGACCGTCCCCAATGTGCACGAGCGCGCCGGCGACCCCGTCGGCCTGCGCTTCCCGGTGCAGTACGTGATCCGGCCGCGGACCGCGGAGTTCCCCGACTACCGGGGTTACGCGGGACAGATCGCCGCCGGCACCGTCACGGCGGGTGACGAGGTCGTCATCCTTCCGTCGGGCACCCGCACCACCGTCGAGGCGATCGACACCGCCGACGGACAGTTGGCCGCCGCCCATGCCGGGCACAGCGTCACGCTGTTGCTCGCCGACGACGTCGACGTCTCGAGGGGTGACGTCATCGCCGCGGTCGACGGTGCGCCCGAACCGATCCAGCAGTTCGTCGCGACGGTCTGCTGGCTCGGCGACAAGCCGCTGCGCCCGGGCGCCCGCCTGCTCCTCAAGCACGGCACCCGCACCACGCAGGCGATCATCGGTTCGCTCGACGTCGGTTTCGACGAGCAGGAGCTGACGCTGCGGGATTCGCCGGAGTTGTTGGAACTGAACCAGATCGGGCGGATCTCGGTGCAGACGGCCGAGCCGATCGTCGCCGACGATTACAGCCACAGCCGCGAGTCGGGCAGCTTCCTGCTGATCGATCCCGCCGGCGGCAACACGTTGGCCGCCGGACTGGTCGGCGACGCCCTCGAGCAGCTGCATCTGGCGCCGGTCCCGGCATGAGTGTCTTGCTCGTCGCGCACGGCAGCCGGGATCCCCGGTTCGCCGCCACGGTGACGGGCATCCGCGACGCGGTGCGCCGGGGACGCCCGGACGTCCGGGTGGAGTTGGCCTATCTGGACCTGAACGCGCCGCTGGTCGGTGACGTCCTCGACGATCTCGCCGTCGACGTCGAGCCGGTCACCGTCGTGCCGCTGCTCCTCGGCGACGGCTACCACAGCCGCTTCGACCTGCCGGTGCTCCTCGACGCGGCACGGCGCCGGCACCCGGCGCTGACCGTCGCGCAGACGCCCGTCCTCGGTTCCGCCGGTCTCGTCGACGCGCTGGCCGACCGGCTGCGCGAGGCCGGAGCCGGCGCCGAGGCCGGAGTGTTGATGTACGCGGTCGGGTCGTCGGATGAGCGTTCCGACGACGCCGCCCGCCGTCGGGGTGCCGAATTGGCCGATCTCGCCGGTGTCCCGGTCGAGGTCGTGTTCGCGACGAAGCTCGGGGAGGACGCGGTCGAACTCGATGCCGCGCTGACCCGCCTGCGCCGTGCCGGTGCGCGCCGTGTCGTCGGGCTGCCCTACTTCCTGTCCCCCGGGCTGCTCACCGAGCGCGTCGAGCGGTTGCTGCCCGACGCTCTCGTCGCACAGCCGCTGGCCGATCACCCCGCGGTCATCAGCGCGATCGTCGACTTGGCGGCGCAGCCCCTCCCGCCGTCCATCTTGGCCCGATCCGGGTAACGATCTCCGGCGGTACCCGCGACCAAGACCTACGCCGCTTCGAGGACATGCTTGAGTACGCGTTCCACACGCGACGGTGACGACCTGTCGCTGGGACTTCGTGATGAGCGTGGGTCGCGGTCGGGTCTGACGCGCAGCAGGGTGATACGGGTTTCGTTGCCCGGTAGGTCAGGGGTGGCGGTCTCGCGAAGATAGGACCGGGGTCGTGGACCCGGTTGACACGGTATGCGGTGCCGCTGCCCGCGAGCCGCCAACCGATCCGGCCGGTGTCGGGGCCGCTGGTGATGGGTCCGGTTTCCCATTGTCCGGGACGGTCGCCGACGTTGCGGTTGTCCGGTCCGCAGGCGGGGACGAGTTCGTCGAGGTTGGTCTCACCGCCCTTGGCGAAGTCGAGCAGGCCGTGATGGGCCTCGGTATGGGAGAACGGCCGCGTGCAGCCGGGCCGGGTGCATCCCAGATAGGCGCCGAACAGGGCCAGGCGCTGCGCCATGGTGGCCAGGCGCTTACCGCGGCCGAAGGCCAGGACTTCACGCGTGCAGGACGTGAACACGCAAAGCCACGGCACCGCATCGGCGGCCACCGCGATCAGATCACCCACCGGAATCATCGATCCCGTCGCCGTCGTCGCGACCCCGGCCCGCCGGGCCAGATCCCCTTCCTCGACGGTGATCACCAGTTGCGCCGGGATCCGGGTGGGGCGCCCCAAGGCTTGATGACCCAGGATCCAGTCGAGACCGTGTTCCAACCCATCGTGCTGACGCTGGGCCGCCGACCGCCCGTCACGGCACTGGGCATCGGCCCACGCCTCCCGGTCCGCCTCACCCAACTCGGAGAACGAACCGCGAAGCGAATCCGGGTCGGCCGGGTTGTTCATCCCGGGCTTGGCCCAGTTGTCCAGCACGACCTCGAGCTTCGCACGCAACGACGGCGTGAGATACCCGGAGATCTTGCTCATCAGCCGCTTATCCTGCCGGCCGATGACGATTCCCCGCATCCGCCGGCGATCCCGGTCGTCGGTCAGCTTTCCATCCGGATCCAGATGCGCCAACAATCGTTGCCCCAGCGGCCGCAAATCCGACGGGGCGACCTCGCGTGCCGCCCCCACCAAGATCTCGACCGCGGTATCCACCTCTTCTGACGACGTCGCGCACGGAACCCGCCCCAGCACCGTCTCGATCTCGCAAACATGATCAGCCGAAACCGCGCCCGCACCGACGGCCTGCGCGACCGACCCACGCTTGGGCGGCAACGCTTCCCCGGTCACCGCGCTCAACGGCCCGATCGCCTCGGCCACCTCCCGTCGTCGCTTCGCCTCCACGGTTCCCAACCGCAAATACTGGGCATAGAAGGTCTTCACCGACCGGTGACCCACCAAGGTGTACGCCGCCCGGCCGGCAATCTCCACATAAAGCGCCGCATTCACTCCGGCAGCGCGACGCCACGCCGTCTCCACAGTCTCCACACAGGCAATCACCTGCCGATCGGACAGCACGCCCAACGACGACCCGGCGAGCTTCGCCACCGCAACATCGATCAGCTCCGCCAACTCGAGCGGGGAATCGGGCAACCGCCCGGCGATGCCCGGCCCGGCTGCGTCAACCTCGACCATCAGACCCCCCCTCCGATCACCCTTCGAATACATGTTCACCATACCAATACGGTGTGCGTATTGCAACACATGTTCGAGAGCAACCCTCGTCCCACTCAGCGCGTCTGCCCACTCTCGACGTGCAAAGCGCCGCGCAGGTAGTCGGTGATATCGGCGACGGCCCGCCGCCCGCCGGGCAGCACGCCGGCCAGGTTGGCGACGAAGCCGTGGATCTGGCCCTCGTACCGCTGCGCGCGCACCGGTACCCCGGCATCGGCGAGGCGGCGGGCGTAGGCCTCGCCCTGATCGCGCATCGGATCGCATTCCGCGGTGACGACGAAAGCGGGTGCGACTCCGGACAGGTCCTCGACGAGGATCGGTGACGCCCGCCAATCGGACGGGTCGGCGGTGAAGTTCTCGCCGAACCAGCGCAGCAGCTTCTTGGTCAGGAACCTGCCGTCACCGTTCTCGTCGACGGACGGATATTTGCGGGTGATGTCGGTGGCCGGATAGATGAGGACCTGCGCCACCAATCCCGGGAATCCGCGGTCGCGGGCGTCGATCGCCGCGACGGCGGACAGGTTCCCACCGGCACTGTCGCCGGCGACCGCGATCCGCGTCGGATCGCCACCGATCTCGTCGGCATGCTCGCCCACCCAGCGCACCACGGCCAGCACGTCGTCGAAGGCGGCCGGGAAGGGCGCCTCCGGGCCCTTGCGGTAGTCGACGGATACGACGACGGCGCCCACATCGCGTGCCAGCACCGTCGCGAGACCGTGAACCGAATCAGGCGATCCCACGATGAACCCGCCACCCGGCGAATACACCAGGACGGGCAACGGTCCCCGACCCGCCGCATCTCCCTCACCTCCGTCGATCGCCGGGGTGTAGACACGCACCGGGATGTCGCCGGCGGGCCCGGCGACGCTCCGATCCTCGACCGAGGCGACCTCGACCGGCGCCAGGCCGTAGCGCGAGCACGTCTCCTCGAATGCGGCCCGAGCCGCCACCGGCGTCATCTCGTGCATCTCCTTGGCGCCGGAGGCCCGTTGCTCGGCCAACCATGCGGCGGTGGGGGCATCGGGTGGCATGGATCCTCGTTTCGACGACACGGCTTGCACATGACGGTGCTACCCATCCAGTCCTACTCCACCGGCGGAGCCGATTCGGCGTGAACGACGAGCCGGTTCCCGAACCTCGCGCTAGTCTCATTCGAATTCATTCGGACATATCGGAAGGCAGCACCACATGCGACGACCCGCAGCGCGGATCCCGGCGGCCGTAGCCGCCGTGGCCTTGACCCTCGGCCTGGGCGCAACCGTCGGCGGCGGAGTCGCCCAGGCGAAGAAACACGAGGTCGGCGGCCTGTCCCAGTTCGGCCACCTCGCGCCCTACTGCAAGAAGTTCGTCATCACGAACGTCGCGAGCACGTGGAACATCAGCGCCTCGCCGTCCAACCCCGCCGATCCGTACTCGTGGAAATGCCGGTGGCCTCCGCTCATCACCAAGCCGATCGACATGAACGCGGTGTGCCGGCACTACTACGGCCGCGACGCCTACGCGCAGGTCACCAAGGCCCACTGGGCGTGGGACTCCTGGAAGTGCTACAAGGGCTGACCCGCCGAGGGCGTCAGCCCTCGAACGCGGCGACCTTCGTCGCGCGGGCGTAGACGGTTTCGCCCGGCTGCAGGTGCAGCGCGTTCTGGTCGCCGCGGGTGATCTGTGCGGCGAACTCGTCGCCGGTGGCCGACGAGAGCAACTCGACGCGGGTCTCGAAGCCGAGGTTCACCACCCGCTTCACCGTCGCCTTCACCACGCCGGTATCCAGGGCGGCGTCGCCGCCGGGCAGCGCGATCTCCGGGTTGCGGCCGATGCGGATGTCGTGCGGGCGCACCAGCTCGCCGTTGACGCGCACCGTCGAGCCTAGGAAGGACGCGACGAACGGGTTGACCGGGCGGTCGTAGAGGTCGTCGGGTGAGCCCACCTGCTCGATTCGCCCCTGGTTGAGCACGGCGATCCGGTCGGAGACGTCCAGCGCCTCGGCCTGGTCGTGGGTCACCAGCACCGTCGTCACGTGTACCTCGTCGTGGAGGCGCCGCAACCATTTGCGCAGGTCGTCGCGAACCTTGGCGTCGAGCGCGCCGAACGGCTCGTCCAAGAGCAGCACCTGCGGGTCGACTGCGAGCGCACGGGCCAACGCCATGCGCTGGCGCTGGCCACCGGAGAGCTGCGCGGGGAACCGCTTCTGGAAGACGGTCAGCCCGACGATGTCGAGCAGCTCGTCGACCTTCTTGTCGATGTCGGCCTTGGACCGCTTGCGGATCTTCAACCCGAAGGCGATGTTGTCGCGCACGTTGAGGTGCTTGAAGGCCGCATAGTGCTGGAAGACGAATCCGATGTCGCGCTTCTGCGGCGACACGCTCGACACGTCGGTGCCGTTGATGACCACGGTCCCCGAGTCGAGGCTGTCGAGGCCGGCGATCGCCCGCAGCAAGGTCGACTTGCCCGATCCCGACGGCCCGAGGAGCGAGGTCAGCGAGCCCTCCGGGATGTCGATCGACACGTTGTCGAGGGCGGCGAAGTCGCCGTAGCGCTTGTTTGCGCCGATAACCGAGATGGACATGTCACACGCCTTCCTTGTGCGCGAGAAGTGTGGGTTGCAACGCCTGCGGCCCGTCGGGGACCTCGGCGACGAGGGGTTCGGCATCGGTGGACGCGGTGGAGCCGCTGGCCTGCGCGTACCGGTTGCGGACCCGCCGCTCGACGAAGGTCATCGCCACCAGTACCAGGACCGCGACCAGCATGAGCAGGGTTGCCGCGGCGTAGGCGCCGTATTCGTTGTAGTCGTCGGTGTAGCGCGAGTGGACCAACAGGGTCAGCGTCTGCGAGATACCCGGATAGTTCGACGAGACCATGGTCACCGCGCCGTATTCACCCAGCGCTCGGGCGATCGTCAGCACGACGCCGTAGGTCAGTCCCCATCGGATCGCGGGCAGGGTGATCCGCCAGAAGGTCTGCCACCCGTTGGCACCCAGGGTGGCCGCGGCCTGTTCCTGTTCGGTGCCGATCTCGCGCAGCACCGGCTCCACCTCGCGGACCACGAAGGGCAGCGTCACGAACAGCGTCGCCAACACCAGCCCGGGGAATCCGAAGATCACCCGGAATCCGAGGCCCTCGACGCCGCCGAACCAGCCGCCGTGCCCCCACAGCAGGATCAGCGCCACACCGGCGACGACCGGCGACACCGCGAAGGGCAGGTCGACGACCGACTGCAGCAATCCCTTTCCGGGGAAGTTGCCGCGGGACAGCGCCAGGGCGGTCGCGATGCCGAAGACGACGTTGAGCGGGACGACGACCACGACGATCAGCAGGCTCAGTTGCAGCGCGGAGATCGCGGCGGGCGTGGTGATCCAGTCCCAGAACTGGCCGAGGCCGTGTTCGAACGAGCGCCAGAAGATCAGCCCGACCGGCACGACGAGCAGCACGAACAGGTACAGCAACGCGACGGTGCGCAGCCCGTACCGGGTCAGGGGTGAGACTTTCATCGGTCATCGTCCTCTCGCACCGACTGGCGCCGACCCACGATCCGCAGTGCGAAGAGCACCACGAAGGCGGTGAGTAGGAGCACCACCGAGACGGCGGCGGCGTTGACCGGCTCGTCGATCTCGATCTGCTGCTGGATGTACTGCGAGGCCACCTGGGTTTCGCCCGGGATGTTGCCGCCGATGAGGACGACCGACCCGAACTCGCCGATCGCCCTGGTGAACGCCAGGCCGGCGCCGGTCAGGATGGCGGGCAGCAGCGCGGGCAGCACGATCTTGGTGAAGGTCACCCGGTTGCTGGCGCCGAGCACGGCGGCCGCCTCCTCGACGTCGGTGTCGAGTTCCAGCAGCACCGGCTGGACCTGGCGGACGACGAACGGGAGAGTAACGAAGGTCAACGCGATGACCAGGGCGGGCCTCGTCGCGTTCAGGTGGATGTCGATCGGCGAGTTCGGCCCGTACAGCGAGAGCAGCACGAGGCTCGCGACGATCGTCGGGAGCGCGAAGGGCAGGTCGATGATCGCGTTGACCAGGCCCTTACCGGGGAAGTCGTCGCGGACCAGCACCCAGGCGATCAGCGTGCCGAATGCCACGTTGATCAGGGCGACGACGACCGAGACCCCCACGGTGATGCCGAGGGCGTCGAGGGCGTTCCCATCGGTGATCGCCCCCCAGAATCCGCTCCACCCGCCGCCGAAGGACTGCACCGCGATCGCGGCCAGCGGCAGCAGCACGATGATGCTCAGCCAGAGCCAGGCGACGCCGATCCCGGCCGGCGACACCCCGTTGAACGTCCGCGCACGGCCCAGGAAGCCGCCGGGGGCCGTGGAATTCGGCACCGTGCCCGTAGTCATTTCCGTCCTCCGGTGTTGTAGATCTCGGTGATGGCGCCCTTCGACCCGAACAGTGCCGAGTCGACGGCCTTCCACCCGGTGAGGTCTTTGCCGTCGTTCTCCTCGGCGGTGCCCTTGCCCAAGACCTTCCCCAGTTCTGCGATGGTCCACAGCCGGTCGATGCGGCCGGGGAACTGGTCGGCGGTTTCCGACACGACCGGTTCGACGACGGGCCGGAACCCGGCCTGCGCCCACAGCCGTTGGCCCTGGTCGGTGAACAGGAAATCCACGAATGCCTTGGCCGCCGCCTTGTCGGTGCTCGTGTTCACCACCGCGACGGGGTTCTCGATCTTGAAGGTCTGCGGCGGGATCAGGTAGTCGACCTGGGACCCGTGGTCCTTGCCGTCGGCCCGGCTGAG
This genomic interval from Gordonia sp. X0973 contains the following:
- a CDS encoding nitrite/sulfite reductase, producing the protein MTLTTPESVDDNVGKPPAPRERPARAAGDKPARRARPTKRRSEGQWALGYREPLNPNEQSKKDDNPLNVRGRIENIYSHVGFDGIDKADLRGRFRWMGLYTQRAQGYDGTHTHDDNIDYLEAPYFMMRVRTDGGQLNLAQVRTLAGISRDFARGTADVTDRQNLQYHWIEIENVPEIWRRLEEVGMQTTEACGDCPRGMLGSPLAGLSVDEVIDGSPALAEIKRRYIGNPEYSNLPRKFKTAISGLQDVVHEINDVSFVGVEHPEHGPGFDLWVGGGLSTNPMLAQRLGAWIPLDEVPDVWEGVVAIFRDYGYRRLRSKARLKFLLKDWGPEKFREVLEEEYLKRKLVDGPAPTPPVHPIDHVGVTEQKNGLYAVGFSAVSGRLSDTVLDAIADAAERAGSDSVRFTPYQKLVIVDVPKDKVAGLEAELEAVGLTSRPSNWRRNLIACTGLEFCKLSFTETRSRSQALVPEMEKRLAELNEQLDVPITINFNGCPNSCARVQVADIGLKGQLIDDGDGHPIEGFQVHLGGSLGLDIGFGRKLRQHKIYADDATAYIERLVRNFIDGRHEGERFAEWAARADDAELQ
- a CDS encoding phosphoadenylyl-sulfate reductase gives rise to the protein MTTTIDTDHLRDIAARGAADLGPDATAEQLLRWTAETFGTDFVIAANMQDAVLIDVADKAIDKALIDHEKLKVLFLDTGYHFPETIGTRDAVTQVYDLELINATPENTVEQQDELLGKDLFSRDPGECCRLRKVVPLRTSLAGYSAWVTGIRRVEAPTRANAPLISFDEGFGLVKINPLAAWTDEEFQKYIEDHGVLVNPLVDEGYPSIGCAPCTAKPAIGADPRSGRWAGRAKTECGLHVS
- the cysD gene encoding sulfate adenylyltransferase subunit CysD; this encodes MSIDTQTTPILRTEDEFDTLDALESESIHIFREVAGEFERPVILFSGGKDSTLLLHLALKAFWPAPLPFSLLHVDTGHNLPEIIAFRDEIVERHNLRLHVASVEEYLADGRLTERPDGIRNPLQTIPLLDAITENRFDAVFGGARRDEERARAKERVFSLRNAFGQWDPKRQRPELWNLYNGRHAPGEHVRVFPLSNWTELDVWRYIAREQVLLAPLYYAHEREVFQRDGMWMTSGSWGGPREGEVVETRSVRYRTVGDGSTTGAVLSDAADNEAVLAEVATSRLTERGATRGDDRVSEAAMEDRKREGYF
- a CDS encoding sulfate adenylyltransferase subunit 1 — translated: MKHSPDLLRIATAGSVDDGKSTLVGRLLYDTKSVLADQIDAVHRASEARGLDGPDLSLLVDGLRAEREQGITIDVAYRYFATGERSFVLADTPGHVQYTRNTVSGASTAQLVILLVDARNGVVAQTRRHAAVMALLGVPQLVLAVNKIDLVDNPAEQFATITADFAELTRSLGWSDEQVLAIPVSALHGDNVASRSDKTPYYDGPTLIEHLETVPNVHERAGDPVGLRFPVQYVIRPRTAEFPDYRGYAGQIAAGTVTAGDEVVILPSGTRTTVEAIDTADGQLAAAHAGHSVTLLLADDVDVSRGDVIAAVDGAPEPIQQFVATVCWLGDKPLRPGARLLLKHGTRTTQAIIGSLDVGFDEQELTLRDSPELLELNQIGRISVQTAEPIVADDYSHSRESGSFLLIDPAGGNTLAAGLVGDALEQLHLAPVPA
- a CDS encoding sirohydrochlorin chelatase, which encodes MSVLLVAHGSRDPRFAATVTGIRDAVRRGRPDVRVELAYLDLNAPLVGDVLDDLAVDVEPVTVVPLLLGDGYHSRFDLPVLLDAARRRHPALTVAQTPVLGSAGLVDALADRLREAGAGAEAGVLMYAVGSSDERSDDAARRRGAELADLAGVPVEVVFATKLGEDAVELDAALTRLRRAGARRVVGLPYFLSPGLLTERVERLLPDALVAQPLADHPAVISAIVDLAAQPLPPSILARSG
- a CDS encoding HNH endonuclease signature motif containing protein, with product MLQYAHRIGMVNMYSKGDRRGGLMVEVDAAGPGIAGRLPDSPLELAELIDVAVAKLAGSSLGVLSDRQVIACVETVETAWRRAAGVNAALYVEIAGRAAYTLVGHRSVKTFYAQYLRLGTVEAKRRREVAEAIGPLSAVTGEALPPKRGSVAQAVGAGAVSADHVCEIETVLGRVPCATSSEEVDTAVEILVGAAREVAPSDLRPLGQRLLAHLDPDGKLTDDRDRRRMRGIVIGRQDKRLMSKISGYLTPSLRAKLEVVLDNWAKPGMNNPADPDSLRGSFSELGEADREAWADAQCRDGRSAAQRQHDGLEHGLDWILGHQALGRPTRIPAQLVITVEEGDLARRAGVATTATGSMIPVGDLIAVAADAVPWLCVFTSCTREVLAFGRGKRLATMAQRLALFGAYLGCTRPGCTRPFSHTEAHHGLLDFAKGGETNLDELVPACGPDNRNVGDRPGQWETGPITSGPDTGRIGWRLAGSGTAYRVNRVHDPGPIFARPPPLTYRATKPVSPCCASDPTATHAHHEVPATGRHRRVWNAYSSMSSKRRRSWSRVPPEIVTRIGPRWTAGGAAPPSRRSR
- a CDS encoding alpha/beta hydrolase — protein: MPPDAPTAAWLAEQRASGAKEMHEMTPVAARAAFEETCSRYGLAPVEVASVEDRSVAGPAGDIPVRVYTPAIDGGEGDAAGRGPLPVLVYSPGGGFIVGSPDSVHGLATVLARDVGAVVVSVDYRKGPEAPFPAAFDDVLAVVRWVGEHADEIGGDPTRIAVAGDSAGGNLSAVAAIDARDRGFPGLVAQVLIYPATDITRKYPSVDENGDGRFLTKKLLRWFGENFTADPSDWRASPILVEDLSGVAPAFVVTAECDPMRDQGEAYARRLADAGVPVRAQRYEGQIHGFVANLAGVLPGGRRAVADITDYLRGALHVESGQTR
- a CDS encoding sulfate/molybdate ABC transporter ATP-binding protein, whose amino-acid sequence is MSISVIGANKRYGDFAALDNVSIDIPEGSLTSLLGPSGSGKSTLLRAIAGLDSLDSGTVVINGTDVSSVSPQKRDIGFVFQHYAAFKHLNVRDNIAFGLKIRKRSKADIDKKVDELLDIVGLTVFQKRFPAQLSGGQRQRMALARALAVDPQVLLLDEPFGALDAKVRDDLRKWLRRLHDEVHVTTVLVTHDQAEALDVSDRIAVLNQGRIEQVGSPDDLYDRPVNPFVASFLGSTVRVNGELVRPHDIRIGRNPEIALPGGDAALDTGVVKATVKRVVNLGFETRVELLSSATGDEFAAQITRGDQNALHLQPGETVYARATKVAAFEG
- the cysW gene encoding sulfate ABC transporter permease subunit CysW encodes the protein MKVSPLTRYGLRTVALLYLFVLLVVPVGLIFWRSFEHGLGQFWDWITTPAAISALQLSLLIVVVVVPLNVVFGIATALALSRGNFPGKGLLQSVVDLPFAVSPVVAGVALILLWGHGGWFGGVEGLGFRVIFGFPGLVLATLFVTLPFVVREVEPVLREIGTEQEQAAATLGANGWQTFWRITLPAIRWGLTYGVVLTIARALGEYGAVTMVSSNYPGISQTLTLLVHSRYTDDYNEYGAYAAATLLMLVAVLVLVAMTFVERRVRNRYAQASGSTASTDAEPLVAEVPDGPQALQPTLLAHKEGV
- the cysT gene encoding sulfate ABC transporter permease subunit CysT, which codes for MTTGTVPNSTAPGGFLGRARTFNGVSPAGIGVAWLWLSIIVLLPLAAIAVQSFGGGWSGFWGAITDGNALDALGITVGVSVVVALINVAFGTLIAWVLVRDDFPGKGLVNAIIDLPFALPTIVASLVLLSLYGPNSPIDIHLNATRPALVIALTFVTLPFVVRQVQPVLLELDTDVEEAAAVLGASNRVTFTKIVLPALLPAILTGAGLAFTRAIGEFGSVVLIGGNIPGETQVASQYIQQQIEIDEPVNAAAVSVVLLLTAFVVLFALRIVGRRQSVREDDDR